A genomic window from Diceros bicornis minor isolate mBicDic1 chromosome 35, mDicBic1.mat.cur, whole genome shotgun sequence includes:
- the ANKLE2 gene encoding ankyrin repeat and LEM domain-containing protein 2, producing the protein MLWPQLAAAEWAALAWELLGASVLLIAVRWLVRRLEKRPRGLGRSGVRDPLLCAAAGPAPDPGEMTMDAILARLKLLNPDDLREEIVKAGLKCGPITSTTRFIFEKKLAQALLEHGRTLPSHPTNHDAPGATSLSQDTQEILKSAVGSQAEQVSFSEDRDFGYSVGLNPPEEDAVTAKTCSVPFSAAAGVDGHKAVVRASMEPPLYYGVCPAYEDAPARNERIHVYEDKKEALQAVKMIKGSRFKAFSRREDAEKFARGICDYFPSPNKTSLPLSPVKIAPLFSNDGLYLPESETVNKERANSYKNPRTQDLTAKLRKAVERGEEDTFSDLIWSNPRYLIGSGDNPTIVQEGCRYNVMHVAAKENQASICQLTLETLENPEFMRLMYPDDNPSMLEKRICYIVDLYLNTPDKMVYDTPLHFACKFGNADVVSVLSSHPLIVKNPRNKYNKTPEDVICERSKNNSAELKDRIREYLKGQYYVPLLRAEDTSSPVIGELWSSDQTAEAPYVGHGGGSPRDPILTLRAFAGPLSPSKAEDFRRLWKTPPREKAGFFHNVRKSDPERGIERVGRELAHELGYPWVEYWDFLGCFVDLSSQEGLQKLEEYLTQQEVGKKAQQDTGENEACCQENASAFAHRRKCSNSISVRAFLDEDDDMSLEEIKNRQNTARNNTQPTVDVFGDSRCEILPLEQKTNLIEASSSTSSHSSRNGFCSPLSGSKTLSGKRPKAPSQEEALVAPVSSLTVEFDKLNLQNLGSSFSKTTSKNLKTRDKKTLTSGVDGVESDSLEPPPDKLGNSQLRTESEMSAGIAKMCLGPNSPRHEAQHSCTSVFLAPSRVPAMKEAGQRLFLFGEEPSKLDQDVLAALECADVDPLQYPAVHRWKSAVLCFPPSDRQSWPSPALKGKSKSQPPELGCPHSCSPGKPGPGPHSPGLGSPGRYSPADGGRLRRMARLAQLATL; encoded by the exons GTGAAATGACAATGGATGCCATCTTGGCTCGACTGAAACTCCTGAATCCAGATGACCTTAGAGAAGAAATTGTCAAAGCTGGATTAAAATGTGGACCCATTACATCAACTACAaggttcatttttgagaaaaaattGGCTCAGGCTTTGTTAGAGCACGGAAGAACACTGCCTTCACACCCTACCAACCACGATGCCCCAGGTGCCACATCTCTCAGCCAGGACACACAAGAGATTTTGAAGTCTGCTGTAGGGAGCCAGGCTGAGCAGGTCAGCTTTTCTGAAGACCGAGATTTTGGTTATAGTGTGGGCTTGAACCCTCCGGAGGAAGATGCTGTGACAGCTAAGACCTGCTCGGTGCCCTTCAGTGCTGCGGCTGGGGTCGATGGCCACAAAGCCGTGGTGAGGGCCTCTATGGAGCCACCTCTGTATTATGGGGTGTGCCCGGCATACGAGGATGCCCCAGCGAGAAATG AAAGGATTCATGTTTATGAAGATAAAAAGGAAGCGTTGCAAGCTGTCAAAATGATCAAAGGATCCCGATTTAAAGCTTTTTCAAGGAGAGAAGATGCAGAGAAATTTGCTAGAGGAATTTGTGACTATTTCCCTTCTCCAAACAAAACCTCTTTACCACTTTCTCCTGTGAAAATAGCACCACTCTTTAGCAATG ATGGTTTGTACTTACCTGAGTCAGAAACAGTAAACAAAGAGCGAGCAAACAGTTATAAAAATCCCCGTACACAAGATCTCACTGCCAAACTTCGAAAAGCTGtggagaggggagaagaagaCACCTTTTCTGATCTTATCTGGAGTAATCCCCGATATCTAATTGGTTCAGGGGACAACCCAACCATCGTACAG GAAGGATGTAGGTACAATGTCATGCATGTTGCTGCCAAAGAGAATCAGGCTTCCATCTGCCAGCTGACTCTAGAGACCCTGGAAAACCCTGAATTCATGCGGCTTATGTACCCGGATGACAACCCGAGCATGCTGGAGAAACGCATTTGTTACATCGTCGACCTGTACCTGAACACTCCTGACAAAATG GTCTATGACACACCATTGCATTTTGCTTGCAAGTTTGGGAATGCAGATGTGGTCAGCGTACTTTCTTCACACCCTTTGATTGTAAAAAACCCaaggaataaatataataaaacaccTGAAGAT GTTATTTGTGAAAGAAGCAAAAATAACTCTGCGGAACTGAAGGACCGGATTAGAGAATATTTAAAGG GTCAGTACTACGTACCACTCCTGAGAGCAGAGGACACGTCTTCTCCAGTGATCGGGGAGCTGTGGTCTTCAGACCAGACGGCCGAGGCACCTTACGTCGGCCATGGTGGAGGCAGCCCCAGAGACCCCATTTTGACCCTGCGAGCCTTCGCAGGGCCCCTGAGTCCGTCCAAG GCAGAAGATTTTCGCAGACTCTGGAAAACCCCGCCTCGAGAGAAAGCAGGCTTCTTTCACAATGTCAGAAAATCGGACCCAGAGAGAGGCATTGAGAGAGTGGGAAG GGAGCTGGCTCATGAGCTGGGGTATCCCTGGGTCGAGTACTGGGACTTTCTGGGCTGCTTTGTTGATCTGTCTTCCCAGGAGGGCCTGCAAAAACTAGAAGAATATCTCACTCAGCAGGAAGTGGGCAAAAAGGCCCAACAAGACACGGGAGAAAACGAAGCCTGCTGTCAGGAGAACGCCTCTGCCTTTG cccatcGTAGGAAgtgcagcaattccatttctgtgaGGGCGTTTCTAGATGAAGATGATGACATGAGCTTGGAAGAGATTAAAAATCGGCAAAACACAGCTCGAAACAACACCCAGCCTACAGTCGATGTTTTTGGAGACTCACGGTGTGAAATCCTTCCCTTGGAGCAGAAGACAAACCTTATAGAAGCCTCATCCTCGACCAGTTCCCACAGCAGCAGAAATGGGTTTTGTAGTCCCCTGAGTGGCAGCAAGACCCTGAGTGGGAAGAGGCCCAAGGCCCCGAGCCAGGAGGAAGCCCTCGTGGCACCTGTCTCCAGCTTGACTGTTGAGTTTGATAAACTGAATTTGCAGAATCTAGGAAGTAGCTTTTCTAAGACAACAAGTAAAAATCTGAAAACCAGAGATAAGAAGACCCTGACATCAGGAGTGGACGGAGTAGAAAGTGACTCGTTAGAACCTCCTCCTGACAAACTTGGAAATAGCCAACTAAGGACAGAAAGTGAAATGTCAGCCGGAATTGCTAAGATGTGCCTGGGTCCCAACAGTCCCCGGCACGAGGCCCAGCATAGCTGCACTTCTGTGTTCTTGGCGCCCTCGAGGGTCCCCGCCATGAAGGAGGCCGGCCAGAGGCTCTTTCTTTTTGG AGAGGAGCCATCAAAACTGGATCAGGATGTTTTGGCAGCTCTGGAGTGTGCAGACGTGGACCCTCTCCAGTACCCAGCTGTGCACAGATGGAAGAGTGCTGTCCTGTGCTTCCCGCCCTCCGACAGACAGAG TTGGCCAAGCCCGGCACTGAAGGGGAAGTCGAAGTCTCAGCCGCCAGAGCTCGGTTGCCCTCACAGCTGCAGCCCTGGGAAGCCCGGCCCCGGCCCCCACTCCCCTGGCCTGGGCAGCCCTGGGCGCTACAGCCCCGCAGATGGGGGCCGCCTTCGCAGGATGGCTCGCCTGGCCCAGCTTGCCACCTTGTAG